The Mytilus galloprovincialis chromosome 4, xbMytGall1.hap1.1, whole genome shotgun sequence genome contains a region encoding:
- the LOC143073148 gene encoding uncharacterized protein LOC143073148 has translation MASKPKGKDTPKDIDKARSPRKSDKGDTYGTRGSPSSSSLKFIIMNTGGKNTGEKPTERRKQAIFDVISKSESSLVLLQEFGWTSIRSRAWNEFKWPDNLHYKGHKDASIIFDINEVVVVQYSQKLLESTLEELVRIGKIQQGFTPIPRMCLLNVKTKGVPIVEFICVSWHGRHNKAKLEDLKAEFKYLLEYIMKLSEKESLPFVIAGDFNVKIKDIEKLIPSSLALHRYTPTKRRDEESVIDFYISSKSLSMSDVKTLDVKTETKVEGVLSLFDHDPVMASLSTA, from the coding sequence ATGGCTTCAAAACCTAAAGGAAAAGACACACCAAAAGATATAGACAAGGCGAGAAGTCCAAGGAAATCAGACAAGGGTGACACTTATGGTACCCGTGGATCTCCAAGTAGTTCGTCACTAAAATTTATTATAATGAATACGGGTGGAAAGAACACCGGAGAGAAACCGACAGAGAGAAGGAAACAAGCAATTTTTGACGTTATCTCCAAATCAGAATCTAGTTTGGTTTTATTACAAGAGTTTGGATGGACCAGTATCCGTAGTAGAGCATGGAATGAATTTAAGTGGCCAGATAATTTACATTATAAAGGACACAAGGACGCAAGCATTATTTTTGACATAAATGAAGTTGTAGTAGTGCAATATTCGCAAAAGTTGTTAGAAAGCACACTTGAGGAACTTGTTCGGATAGGGAAAATCCAACAAGGCTTCACACCTATCCCAAGAATGTGTCTTcttaatgtaaaaacaaaaggAGTTCCGATCGTAGAGTTCATTTGTGTTTCGTGGCATGGAAGACATAATAAAGCCAAATTAGAGGACTTGAAAGCAGAATTTAAATATCTATTGGAATATATCATGAAATTGTCAGAGAAAGAATCGCTTCCTTTTGTCATAGCCGGGGATTTCAATGTGAAGATAAAAGACATTGAAAAACTTATACCGTCTTCTTTAGCTCTGCACAGATACACTCCGACTAAAAGAAGAGACGAAGAAAGCGTTATTGACTTTTATATTTCTTCAAAATCTTTATCTATGTCAGACGTCAAAACATTAGACGTAAAGACTGAGACGAAAGTTGAGGGCGTACTTTCTCTTTTTGACCATGATCCAGTCATGGCTTCGTTGTCCACCGCTTAA
- the LOC143073146 gene encoding glutamine amidotransferase-like class 1 domain-containing protein 3, mitochondrial: MLATTRIFRLCTQYSLQCVPRNAFHCSSVQSAKVAVVLSGCGVYDGTEVHEASAILVHLSRNKADVSMFAPDIEQMHAIDHTKGEPMPTNRNVLVESARIARGKVQALSNLTANDYDAVIFPGGFGAAKNLSNFAVDGANMKVNSDVERVIQEFHKGNKPIGLCCIAPVLAAKVIPGCEVTVGSDQEEGGKWPYAGTAAAITTMGASHQKKDVTDVHVDQKNRIITTPAYMCETALHEIFDGIGKMVTGVLKLTK; the protein is encoded by the exons ATGTTGGCAACAACCAGAATATTCCGACTTTGTACACAATATTCTTTGCAATGTGTCCCAAGAAATGCCTTTCATTGTTCATCAGTTCAAAGTGCAAAAGTTGCCGTG GTATTATCAGGTTGTGGAGTATACGATGGAACAGAAGTACACGAGGCCTCAGC GATATTAGTCCATCTTAGTAGAAATAAAGCAGACGTATCCATGTTTGCACCAGACATTGAACAAATGCATGCAATCGACCACACGAAAGGGGAACCAATGCCAACTAATAG GAATGTCTTAGTAGAATCAGCACGTATTGCCAGGGGTAAAGTACAGGCACTGTCAAATCTTACAGCCAATGATTACGATGCAGTCATATTTCCAGGCGGGTTCGGAGCAGCTAAAAATTT GTCAAATTTTGCCGTTGATGGTGCTAACATGAAAGTAAACAGTGACGTAGAACGCGTTATACAAGAATTTCACAAAGGCAACAAACCTATCGG GCTGTGTTGCATTGCTCCTGTTTTGGCTGCAAAAGTGATTCCTGGATGTGAAGTAACAGTAGGTTCAGACCAAGAAGAAGGAGGCAAGTGGCCGTATGCTGGAACAGCCGCCGCTATTACAACAATGGGGGCATCACATCAGAAGAAAGATGTCACT GATGTACACGTAGATCAGAAAAACAGAATTATAACTACACCTGCCTACATGTGTGAAACTGCACTGCACGAAATATTTGATGGTATTGGCAAAATGGTAACTGGTGTGTTAAAACTTACAAAGTGA
- the LOC143073149 gene encoding fucose mutarotase-like has translation MPLKTIPNVLSPHLLQVLALMGHGDEIVLADAHFPSSSICRSGPIEVRADGLDIPTLLDAVLQLLPLDQYENFPVSLMDLVQSDKDRNLQTPVWLKYRQIIDKHESSKIQIEKVERFAFYEKAKKAFAVVHTGETAQYGNIILKKGVAV, from the exons ATGCCTCTGAAAACGATTCCAAATGTTTTATCTCCACATTTGTTACAGGTCCTAGCACTGATGGGACACGGAGACGAAATAG tTTTGGCAGATGCTCATTTTCCATCCTCCTCTATCTGTCGAAGTGGACCAATTGAAGTCAGAGCTGATG GATTGGACATTCCTACATTGTTAGATGCGGTACTACAGTTACTTCCCTTAGACCAATATGAAAACTTTCCA GTTTCTTTGATGGATTTAGTACAAAGTGATAAAGATCGCAACCTACAGACCCCAGTCTGGTTAAAGTATAGACAAATAATTGATAAACACGAGAGTTCAAAG ATACAGATAGAAAAGGTAGAAAGGTTTGCATTTTATGAGAAAGCAAAGAAGGCATTTGCAGTTGTTCATACAGG GGAGACTGCACAATATggaaatataattttgaaaaagggAGTTGCTGTTTGA